The Tenebrio molitor chromosome 5, icTenMoli1.1, whole genome shotgun sequence genome segment CAAGAAATGtgcggtttttttttgtcgctctatATTATTGATGCacttgttattaaaaattatgatatCTAAATTGTTCTTAATTGGAGATTGTTGCCTATAAAATGGTATTTTGCAGAAAACTGGCAAGCCCACAATGGAGAGATGAGAGATTGTCCTATTTGCCGAAAGACGGCGGTCGTGCGATTATTGATTCAGATTAATGTAGTCGGTATTGTGCGCATTataaaaattctttaaaattgttttcacttAATGTGCTCCCaaataacataaattaataatgtaaataatgACAACGTCATTGAAAGACGACACTCGCATTAAACGTGTCGTCGGAAAAGCTCCCCATTTCCGTCAAGCCGTAGCTGTCAATTTAATCTAACCTAAAATGACTCCAAATTGACAGATTTTACTCAAATCGAGTCGAAAATGGATTTAACGTAGTGTTCACCCCGACCCGTTTCGATCGTGAGTGTGTTTCACTCTTCGCAGACATCGCACACTTCCAAACGGTCGCTTTCAGGTACAAATCAGTCATGTCGAGTACCCGTCAGTAGACCGTACCTGCAAGAATGGGGGGCTCAGTGAGTCAAGTGTTCCAGTCGGGGAGTGCTCTGCTGTCGAACGGCCACGGACACAAAGTCTCCGATTCGACGAGACAAAAGGTACAAACGATTTTCGACGCTCTCAGAGCCAACCCAAAGATTGGAGTACAAAGATTAGAGGGACTACTGCAACAAATACCAAAAGTAAGTTGCGCCCGCGTGTCGCGACAGTTCTCctgaaattcgattttacaaacagaatgaaaatattttggtgATACACGATGAGGCAGGGTACAACCTGCTGCAAAAGTGTGTAGGAGCCAACAATGTGGAGCTAGTGAGGTGGCTCCTAGCGCGCCACACTGCTGCTGATGTCAATAGATTTCCTTGTAGTCTTCCCCTTCATATAGCCTGCTTAAAAGGGTATGTCTTCGCATGTGTCGACTGCTAAAAGTGAAATAATCATTTGCTTCAGACATGATGATTGTGTAGAGTTGTTGCTGAAACATGGAGCCAAGGTGGACGTTGAGGCGAGGATGTGCTGGCCAGGGGCGCACAGCAGCAACTGTGAGGAAAGGGGGAAGTActgtgagtttttttttttttacaaactaCTATAGCgtgatttttaattatgaaagAGAAGATAACAGTTGCGCTTTCAGTTGTACGTCATTTGATTTAATCAGTGGTGTTTTTAGCAGGATCAAATAGCGCGGCAAGTGTCATTGCactataaatagaaaaacgatatgttttatcaaaaaataataaacaacaaacaccaaattcaatttcactaaaaaaaaaatcacaaaaaatgcCAGGCTTAATTTCAGTTATGGTGTATTAATGATTCAGTGTTTATTACTGGCgttgttttttcaaagaattttttaaaaatatgcaaacACCGTCAGCGGCGAAGAATGTTGTTGTGAATAGTATTTAGTGcatttttatgatttttcGGTTGAATGTTTCAGGGTAGTAAACGAAAATTATcgtgaaatatgaaaaaaaaaataagcactaCAGAACTTGGAAGAATTTGTATGTGAGTTAGCAAATCAGAGCTTTGCTATTTATTAATCAGCATAAAATGTAAATGCATAAAGCGTACATCGTTTGAAACCAGTCAGTGGTATTTGGTATTTTGCACCAGTTTAAATAATTCACGGTTTTTCACTGTCTCGGGAGATTTTTAGTTCTTGGAatttacataataaaacatttttttacattcaaatatttttcaaagtcgatggaattttttatagttttacaTAATCGTTCAATACACCAAGTTttgtttgaaaacattttttcttcattatatGAAGCGATAAAAAGTTATtacacaagattttattttaaacgtgTAATAACACTTTTGACAAAGCAGGATAtgtattgttttataaaatctaGTTTTTGAGCAACTAGCGTTATATTGTCAGCATTTTATGTCAGCAAATAAAGCTGAAGTAACGAAATGACTCCAGAGGTTGCAAAAATGTTGGAAATAACTACTCACGTGACGTACTACAATAAGCACGCTTTTAACGTAGTATTCATTTCCTGTGCGGGTTAGTCTTGAAAAGGAGTCTCTTACCTTCGCTAATTCAGAACACGGTAAATTATTACACTTTGAAAAATGGTAAACAATGACAGCTGTAggtatgtcaaatgtcaaatttactttCTAGCGGCAAAAACTGAGAGGCGGCAAATTGTGTGCATTcgtatcgtgcgttcatttaaatttatccttaaagttggcgttgaagagtcgattgtgaacgcaccactcatgtaaaaacgtaaaatataAATCACAGCCGTGTACCGCgaggtgatcaagaaggactgtttgagttggtaataCTGATCAGTTCTCCGGTATGGCCATAGTAATTCACTTTAACCAGATACTGCCCGCTTTTAGCGTTGAACGTGGTTGTTCCAGCGTCGGCCATCCAGCAGGAGGAGAACTGCATCGAGCGCGAGAGCCGCGACCGTCCTTCCAGCAAACTCCAGTCGGCAATCTACTACGCCCTTGACGGCGACCAAGTGACCATCCTGACGATGTTGGCGCAACGCAGCGAGGATCCATGGGTAAGTCGATCGACACGACCGAATCGTCGACTAAACCTTTACCTAGAACGGCATTTTCCGGGCGAGGAAGCCTCTCTTGCACGCGGCGTGCGAACGCGGAGCCTGGCGCTGCACCCAATTCTTAGTTACCGAAAGGACTGACGAAATCCATATTCTAAAGGATGAATATTATCCAGTACACTACGCCGTACTGCACGACAGCAAGTTTCTAGAACTTTTAATCAACGCCGGTGCCGACACCACAGTCAGGACTTGTACACAACAGATGACGCTGTTGCACGCCGGTGAGTACTTTTCCCCCACCCTCTCTCTCTCAATTAATTGTTCTCCCTCCGACCAGTCCTTCTTGTCGCGCATAAGTCAGCGGAAGACACCGTTTCCACGATCAGACTCCTGTTGGATCACGGATGTAAAGAGTTGATCAACACGCCCGACAGTTTGGGGAACACGCCGTTGCACGCGCTCATTGTCAGATACGCCCTAGAGGAAGCTCAGTATGGGTACGACAAGTGGAACAAGTGGGACGTCTTGCATCTGGTTAGGTATCTAATACAGTCCGGAGCTCGACAGTCCATCAATCATGCGGGAAATTCGGCTGTTGCCTGTGTGCTAAGGCATGTGCGAGATTGGGACGTCTGCTACGAATTACTCAATATGTTGCTGCACGAAGGAGGTGAGATTGATGATGTAATGTTTTGGAattgttttttgcaaaaaataccGAACAAAAAATCATATTGATCCCATATTGTGtcatgttatttatttttatttaattaagggccagtttacagaagcgaaattaagttaatcgtaatcaaatgcgagattaagtgaacacgtgatcagattgaaccaatcgaagttttgGATTtgtgggttaatcgcgcattaaaatttaattcgaattaaatatttaattctctttctataaactggccctaagagtttttaaatgaaacgaTTGAACGCACATCACGAAAGTTTTATTTCGCAAGTAATCGTATTTCGGTGGTGTTTTGTCCCAATCTTATGCTGTTTCCAGGCGACCCTAATATGGTGGGCAGGGACGGTTCAGTGCCTTTAATGGTCTGTTTAGTTCCCTTAATTAACAAAGACCCGCTTCACCATTTCACCCACAGCATGAAGGTAACCACTCTTTGTCCAGGTAACACCGTGTCCCAACCCACCTAAATGTTCCAGGTCTGTTACTTAAATTGCATAAGGATCCTGCTGAAGGAGGGCGCCAACCCGAACTGCAGCTACAGAGCCAATCTGACACCCCTCCACGTGTTGGTCTTCACCGTTTCTGAAAACATCACGCTCAACTGCGACGTTCAGAAGGAGCTCAACTTCGAGTTCATCAAGAACTTGTTGATCCTGTTGTTAATCCACGGTCTGGACCCGAACGTGAGGATCAGCAATCGAACCCAGCACATACTGCAGTCGTGCATGGACATGATACAGAATGTGCGCGACTGCAAGGACATCCACTACGTCTACGATCTTACGCTTACTCTGGTAAGTTATTTTTGACAACTCGCAACAAAGGAAATGCCGACCGCGCCCCCTACAGTCTCTATCGAGAACTGCGAAGTGTCAATTTTAATCTTCACAAAGTGGGgttcttttttcttatttgcgTGATTCGTGTAAAAGGTGTTTGATGTTTTTAAGCAGTGTGCGGTGTTGCCGTGTCACGTGATTCGTTTTTCCAGGTACAATACGGGGCGAATCCCGACCTAAGCTTGAACATGACGGAAGCAATAAAAAACCATCCTTTGCACCTGCAGCCGATCTGGAAGACGAAGAACTACATCCTCTACTATTACATAATGCTGATATCGCGAAAAGAGAATCTCATCATGGACCCGAACATGAGCTTTTCGAAGATCATAATGTTGTTCTACTTGATAATGCAACACAAGCCGTTGTTCGAGTGTTTGAAAATCTTGCACACTCAACAGCTGAGTTTGGTGCCGGGTAAAATGACTGAACCGTTGACCTGTATTATTAGAGATTTATACAAAAGACCCAGAAGTCTGAAACAGATCTGCCGCGTTAAAATACACAACTGTCTCGGTCGTCGACCGGGCGTCCACATTAACAAACTGAGTCTGCCCAATCAGCTTAAAgattatttgttgaattttgaaccGTAGATCGAGGCGCGTTGAAGGCGTTCAGGATTTCTTCCGGTGTCTGTAAGTTCAGCTTTATCATCGTTTGACGTCGAATTTTATTTAGTGGATAAATctgaatgtaaaaaaatattcgtaaatatgtaaatattatGGCTAAACCAATGAATTCATAGTTTTGAGGTTAAGGAATTGACGTAAGAGGTTTTTTATTGGACAGTTAGCCAGCCGTTTGACGTGCGACAGTGGCGGCGGAAAATATCTTAATGAAAATAGACAAACCTAAAAAGTGAATCTTAAAAACCCAAAAtcatgttttatttaatgtttagTTGTAAGGCGAAAATTAAATGGAAATACCAAGTTTTAAAATGGCAGTGTTGGCAGAGCCAGCTgcgataaaattaaataaacgtAAGACAAGCCAGCAGTTCGACTAGTTCGTCGTTTTCCCGTTGGCGCTGTCAAGACGACACCACctgtcaaaatataatttaactgACTTTTAAATTGTGACGGTAGTGTATATTCACACCGTTGCTCCACAAGCGTTTGAACAACGAACACGTCGAATTACTTCCTTTTTCAGCTTATCTGCTGTGCTTAGTTGTTGCCAACACCTTACACTTTTTTCTTAAGAAATATCTGTAGGGTTGAGCACCTTACGAACCTTTCTAGTCTCATATTTTAAgctttaaaatattataaaataaaatatataaatatatgTGTGTATATTAAACGGGGTCTGTCATGTGACACAATCTTTTTTATCAGATcgttaaaaatgatttttttttgttgtttctaTTAGTAGCGGTAGTTTCATTTTGAAGTACAAAAATCTGGTCGCTTTTTAAACCAATCGTGTTATTTGCCCTCAGTGAAAGtcgcaaaataaaaaactttagTAAATCTTATTCCCAGTTTTTTCCAGTGATGTACAACTCACTCATAATTGTCCAGTGTAAGTAAAAACACTATTTGTATTGATGTTAGTAAtccagtttttatttttgaaacgtCCAtgacacaaacaattaaaaattcgtCTTTTATTCTTTGCCTCACGTAGTGAATACTCACGTTAAGTCAATTACCGCATTTTGTTCTTAACAGTGTACCTAATGTAGCTGTGATGTGGCAAAAAATCCTGAACGTTCTTCAATTGTTGATACTTTTTAAAGAAGATAATATACTTGTGATTTCttgttaaaatttctaaattttagtAATTGTAAGTGTCGGAATTCAGTTGATAAGTACAACTTTGGAGCGATTAAAGCAAGGATGTTGTAGAACTACGACTTATGATATCTTAATACGCTTTTGAGCTGTGTTCGTGTTGAACAGGGTTTTGTGCAGATTATACAGTTTAtcgaataaaaacaaaactagATTACTCATTGTTATTTGTGTGCCTCTTGAGTTTAATACAGATGATAAATAGCGTGAAGCACGCACCGCTATACAATATCATCCGAGCGTGCTCTCACAAATCGGTTGATAATGAACTGTTTTCTGTTCGTCCGTCGTTTCTTTCTTTGACAATAACACTGAGCTCGGTTTGTCACAGAAATCTGGCAAAGTCCTATGCTATACAAAATATCAGCTCTGTAAATAATATATATGCCAAATATTATTAAGTAAGAGCTAAGTATAATATATAAATTGTATAGTATATTTTATGTTAAGATTTAAGATTATGTGATTTTATTGTTGAGGCATATTGGTATCATATTTGGATAAAaagtatttaataaaaaaatgtctatatTGAGTAATCGTTTCACTTTCGTCTCCCTTTTTTGGATGATGGTAATGcagaaagaaaataataaccaCTAGATGTGAAGTGAGCGAGTAAACAACGTTATTTACTTTACAAGGcacaaaatattataaataaacaaaataacaagGCTTAGTTaacgtttccaaaaaaaaatctgaccaCACTGTTTGAAAAAATCCACTATCTATTGTAAAAATGCTGCTTCGTGTCCTCGCTGCAGCGATAATATTTGAACCTTAAACATTATGGCAACAGGAAAATGTTGCAAGGTTTTTGTTCATCTGATTTTTACGTTAAAAGAGAAATTTAAAGGCGTGATTGTACTCCGATTTTTGTGATTTCTATGCTTTTTTTTAGTTTGGCgacgttttttgcgttttgcGAACATTGTTAGTTAGATGAAGTCTgcgaattttgattttgaaatttaggaacatttgtttaaatttggaTTCACTGTTCTTATGTTGGTCTGTCCTGTAGAGACAGCACTTGGGATACCAATTCTGCAGAATCTTGATTTAGGGGAAAATGAAAAGTTGCGTTAAAAATTTGCGGGCAATAGTGTGAAGTGCCAGATGCttgtaaaatgaaaagaaataaGGTTATACGcatgtttattatttaatttcagtaatcAACAGGTGGTACGTAATTTGATATTTCaagacaataatacactgaacaTGCTTTACCTTTGTTTCAacccacatttttttctttttagatATAACcccgaaacaaaaaatcatcAGAAAAATGACCTAAAACgctattttcttttattttacaaagttGCCATTTTTGAAAACACCGTAACAGTAGACACGAGCAATTTCTTACGTCATAGAATTAATAGAAAGAATCTATATTAGTATACATAACAAaattaagataaaatgaaatagGTACAAACTGTTGGGTGGTTTTATCAATTTAGTGAAAAATGTCACTTCTAAAGTGGTCCTAACCCAACTTTTGTCATTGATCTTCTAAGACATAGTTTAcaatgttgtgaaaaattcaaaggctACTCGataaacttttcaattga includes the following:
- the LOC138130334 gene encoding ankyrin-3 isoform X2; the encoded protein is MGGSVSQVFQSGSALLSNGHGHKVSDSTRQKVQTIFDALRANPKIGVQRLEGLLQQIPKNENILVIHDEAGYNLLQKCVGANNVELVRWLLARHTAADVNRFPCSLPLHIACLKGHDDCVELLLKHGAKVDVEARMCWPGAHSSNCEERGKYSSAIQQEENCIERESRDRPSSKLQSAIYYALDGDQVTILTMLAQRSEDPWNGIFRARKPLLHAACERGAWRCTQFLVTERTDEIHILKDEYYPVHYAVLHDSKFLELLINAGADTTVRTCTQQMTLLHAVLLVAHKSAEDTVSTIRLLLDHGCKELINTPDSLGNTPLHALIVRYALEEAQYGYDKWNKWDVLHLVRYLIQSGARQSINHAGNSAVACVLRHVRDWDVCYELLNMLLHEGGDPNMVGRDGSVPLMVCLVPLINKDPLHHFTHSMKVCYLNCIRILLKEGANPNCSYRANLTPLHVLVFTVSENITLNCDVQKELNFEFIKNLLILLLIHGLDPNVRISNRTQHILQSCMDMIQNVRDCKDIHYVYDLTLTLVQYGANPDLSLNMTEAIKNHPLHLQPIWKTKNYILYYYIMLISRKENLIMDPNMSFSKIIMLFYLIMQHKPLFECLKILHTQQLSLVPGKMTEPLTCIIRDLYKRPRSLKQICRVKIHNCLGRRPGVHINKLSLPNQLKDYLLNFEP
- the LOC138130334 gene encoding ankyrin-3 isoform X1 — encoded protein: MGGSVSQVFQSGSALLSNGHGHKVSDSTRQKVQTIFDALRANPKIGVQRLEGLLQQIPKNENILVIHDEAGYNLLQKCVGANNVELVRWLLARHTAADVNRFPCSLPLHIACLKGHDDCVELLLKHGAKVDVEARMCWPGAHSSNCEERGKYSLNVVVPASAIQQEENCIERESRDRPSSKLQSAIYYALDGDQVTILTMLAQRSEDPWNGIFRARKPLLHAACERGAWRCTQFLVTERTDEIHILKDEYYPVHYAVLHDSKFLELLINAGADTTVRTCTQQMTLLHAVLLVAHKSAEDTVSTIRLLLDHGCKELINTPDSLGNTPLHALIVRYALEEAQYGYDKWNKWDVLHLVRYLIQSGARQSINHAGNSAVACVLRHVRDWDVCYELLNMLLHEGGDPNMVGRDGSVPLMVCLVPLINKDPLHHFTHSMKVCYLNCIRILLKEGANPNCSYRANLTPLHVLVFTVSENITLNCDVQKELNFEFIKNLLILLLIHGLDPNVRISNRTQHILQSCMDMIQNVRDCKDIHYVYDLTLTLVQYGANPDLSLNMTEAIKNHPLHLQPIWKTKNYILYYYIMLISRKENLIMDPNMSFSKIIMLFYLIMQHKPLFECLKILHTQQLSLVPGKMTEPLTCIIRDLYKRPRSLKQICRVKIHNCLGRRPGVHINKLSLPNQLKDYLLNFEP